A single window of Nicotiana sylvestris chromosome 5, ASM39365v2, whole genome shotgun sequence DNA harbors:
- the LOC104235573 gene encoding large ribosomal subunit protein eL33y translates to MVKGRQGERVRLYVRGTVLGYKRSKSNQYPSTSLIQIEGVNTKEEVDWYLGKRMAYIYKAKTKKNNSHYRCIWGKVCRPHGNSGVVRAKFKSNLPPKSMGSKVRVFMYPSNI, encoded by the exons ATGGTGAAGGGACGCCAAGGAGAGCGTGTAAG GCTCTATGTTAGAGGTACCGTTCTTGGATACAAAAG GTCGAAGTCGAATCAGTATCCAAGCACGTCATTGATTCAGATTGAGGGAGTGAATACTAAAGAAGAAGTGGATTGGTACTTAGGAAAGCGTATGGCTTATATTTACAAGGCCAAAACAAAGAAGAATAATTCACATTATCGTTGTATTTGGGGTAAAGTTTGTAGGCCACATGGTAACAGTGGTGTTGTTAGAGCTAAATTCAAGTCCAATCTGCCACCTAAATCAATG GGATCTAAGGTTAGAGTTTTCATGTATCCAAGCAACATATAA